The following are from one region of the Dreissena polymorpha isolate Duluth1 chromosome 2, UMN_Dpol_1.0, whole genome shotgun sequence genome:
- the LOC127866336 gene encoding methionine-R-sulfoxide reductase B1-like encodes MSFCSWFGAEKYRDHFDKGVYACSNCGTELFHSSSKYEHHTPWPAFNNTITPDCLSKYMESPTALKISCAKCGNGLGHEFLGDGPKKGQSRFUIFSASLKFIPK; translated from the exons atgtctTTCTGTTCTTGGTTCGGCGCTGAAAAATATAGGGATCATTTTGACAAAG gtgtttATGCGTGTTCTAACTGTGGCACGGAGTTGTTTCACAGTTCCAGCAAGTATGAGCACCACACACCCTGGCCAGCTTTCAATAACACCATCACACCTGACTGCCTCTCCAAGTATATGGAGTCTCCAACTGCACTGAAG ATATCTTGTGCTAAGTGCGGTAATGGTCTGGGCCATGAATTCCTTGGAGACGGCCCTAAGAAAGGTCAGAGCCGTTTCTGAATATTCAGTGCCTCGTTAAAGTTCATCCCGAAGTAG